The Melopsittacus undulatus isolate bMelUnd1 chromosome 24, bMelUnd1.mat.Z, whole genome shotgun sequence genome includes a window with the following:
- the EXOC3L2 gene encoding exocyst complex component 3-like protein 2, with protein MPLLRKPPREDEDDPRDPFTASPESRFRRRATLDLLVGLGPFGRSRRGAPPGPGPGPGPGGDARGRRRSEDLGRRRRKEEPGGSKRGSWLRLTVPTPWGQRGAGAERGGTGDGTDGTGAGDGDGAAQGTDGRGKEKEKEKEKEKEPLSVLEILELIQRRELEAADEQILALEAECASPGRHARDLALLHRALQAQLWAALAEAVNAARPLPLLRSVVRVLQREEAADRSPARAPAGLRPRRLRQRWHEAAARAAAERLAQAAAAGGGALGAELEALGARVLRDLSAVRAHVAPAFPAAYEAAAVYARGYHRALAERLGSAARRALGVTELYVLLEWSGGAYGREVLGNPEVGPLLQALGPPLPPETQRSLESSCISAVKAKVEAALAQELQLSEDSWAEEVTNQELQEGLATRVTGLLRAHVDRAPQISAEFGREMAQSLLGVLVTFLHSFQRKVERFLEAPNDSTPTDGTGARAMALVNCCPTFRSFTERLAQFGHPEGEELRRQAQGALDKVTRSCNQVLTQRLFEDLKPYFNKLMKRKWVTSSDAFDSIVMLITSFAQKLCPLHPEPYQVLVSEVHRRVLLAYVRPLLSGRVVCTSAKARARVAARLSDEARQLRELFSRLDSASPWLDSVVPRLRELLVLEDTAALQMEVGVLARDFPDVRREHVAAVLDARGLRSPSARHEILGVLRDVERGGPVAPVEPASPSRHRAFFAELPVPGAGRCLPFQLPRLVPMARLRRRRPRL; from the exons ATGCCGCTGCTGAGGAAGCCGCCGCGGGAGGACGAGGACGATCCCCGGGACCCGTTCACCGCCAGCCCCGAGAGCCGCTTCCGCCGTCGGGCCACGCTCGATCTGCTCGTGGGGCTCGGCCCGTTCGGGCGCTCCCGGCGCGGAGCCCCCCCAGGgccgggaccgggaccggggcCCGGCGGCGATGCCCGAGGCCGGCGCCGCTCCGAGGACCTCGGCCGGCGGCGCCGTAAGGAGGAGCCCGGAGGCTCCAAGCGGGGGTCGTGGCTCCGGCTCACGGTGCCCACCCCGTGGGGACAACGCGGGGCTGGTGCGGAGCGAGGGGGCACCGGGGACGGCACCGACGGGACGGGAGCAGGAGACGGGGACGGAGCCGCTCAGGGCACGGAcgggagagggaaggagaaggagaaggagaaggagaaggagaaggagccGCTGTCGG tgctggAGATCCTGGAGCTGATCCAGCGCCGGGAGCTGGAGGCTGCGGACGAGCAGATCCTGGCGCTGGAGGCGGAGTGCGCGTCCCCGGGGCGCCATGCGCGCGACCTGGCGCTGCTGCACCGCGCGCTGcaggctcagctctgggccGCGCTGGCCGAGGCCGTGAACGCGGCTCGGCCGCTGCCGCTGCTGCGCTCGGTGGTGCGGGTGCTGCAGCGGGAGGAGGCCGCGGACCGGAGCCCCGCGCGCGCTCCCGCGGGGCTGCGCCCGCGGCGCCTGCGGCAGCGCTGGCACGAGGCGGCGGCGCGCGCGGCCGCGGAGCGCCTGGCGCAGGCGGCGGCCGCCGGCGGGGGCGCGCTCGGGGCCGAGCTGGAGGCGCTGGGGGCGCGCGTGCTGCGGGACCTGAGCGCCGTGCGCGCGCACGTGGCCCCCGCGTTCCCGGCCGCCTACGAGGCCGCCGCCGTCTACGCCCGCGGGTACCACCGGGCGCTGGCCGAGCGCCTCGGGAGCGCGGCCCGGCGCGCGCTCGGCGTCACCGAGCTCTACGTGCTCCTCGAGTGGAGCGGAGGAGCCTACGGCCG GGAGGTGCTGGGGAACCCTGAGGTGGGGcctctgctgcaggcactggggccccccctgccccccgaGACCCAGCGCAGCCTCGAGAGCAGCTGCATCAGCGCCGTCAAG GCCAAGGTGGAGGCGGCGCtggcacaggagctgcagctcagtgagGACTCGTGGGCAGAGGAGGTCACCaaccaggagctgcaggaggggttGGCCACGCGCGTCACCGGG CTGCTTCGGGCGCACGTGGACCGAGCCCCCCAGATCAGCGCCGAGTTCGGCAGGGAGATGGCACAGAGCCTACTGGGTGTACTGGTGACCTTCCTGCACAG CTTCCAGCGGAAGGTGGAGCGGTTCCTGGAGGCCCCCAATGACTCGACCCCAACCGACGGCACCGGCGCCCGCGCCATGGCCTTGGTCAACTGCTGCCCCACGTTCAG gagcTTCACCGAGCGCCTGGCACAGTTTGGGCACCCGGAGGGGGAGGAGCTGAGGCGCCAGGCACAGGGAGCACTGGATAAGGTGACCAGGAGCTGCAACCAGGTCCTCACCCAGCGCCTCTTTGAGGACCTCAAG ccctaCTTCAACAAGCTGATGAAGCGCAAGTGGGTGACGAGCTCAGACGCCTTCGACTCCATCGTGATGCTCATCACCAGCTTCGCCCAGAAGCTCTGCCCACTCCACCCGGAGCCCTACCAG GTGCTGGTGAGCGAGGTGCACCGCCGGGTGCTGTTGGCCTACGTGCGGCCGCTGCTGTCGGGGCGCGTGGTCTGCACCTCGGCCAAGGCACGAGCTCGGGTGGCCGCGCGGCTCAGCGACGAGGCCAGGCAGCTCCGGGAGCTCTTCAGCCGCCTG GACTCGGCATCGCCATGGTTGGACTCGGTGGTGCCGCGGCTGcgggagctgctggtgctggaggacACGGCTGCGCTGCAGATGGAGGTCGGGGTCCTGGCAAGGGACTTCCCTGATGTCCG GCGGGAGCACGTGGCAGCGGTGCTGGACGCGCGGGGGCTGCGGAGCCCCTCGGCCCGACACGAGATCCTGGGGGTGCTGCGGGACGTGGAGCGGGGGGGGCCGGTGGCCCCGGTGGAGCCGGCGTCGCCATCGCGGCACCGCGCGTTCTTTGCCGAGCTGCCGGTGCCTGGGGCCGGGCGCTGTCTGCCCTTCCAGCTCCCGCGCCTGGTGCCCATGGCCAGGCTGCGGCGGCGGCGCCCGCGCCTCTGA
- the FOSB gene encoding protein FosB, producing the protein MFQGFPGDYDSGSRCSSSPSAEAPFLSSVDSFGSPGTAAAAAQECGALGDMPGSFVPTVTAITTSQDLQWLVQPTLISSVAQSQPPGAPMAHPPPLDPYDLPGPSYSTPGMGGFSAASAPPARPSRVRPRRSREETLTPEEEEKRRVRRERNKLAAAKCRNRRRELTDRLQAETDHLEEEKAELESEIAELRKEKERLELVLAAHAPACKLPFGAAEVSAPRKEEPAAGAQGPFPACCFPAPPNPNPAPFVFTHPEGASCGASHQRSSGSDQSSDSLSSPSLLAL; encoded by the exons ATGTTCCAGGGCTTCCCCGGGGACTACGACTCCGGCTCCCGGTGCAGCTCCTCCCCCTCGGCCGAGGCCCCGTTCCTGTCCTCGGTGGACTCCTTCGGCAGCCCCGggacggcggcggcggcggcgcag GAGTGCGGTGCGCTGGGGGACATGCCCGGCTCCTTTGTGCCCACGGTGACGGCCATCACCACCAGCCAGGACCTGCAGTGGCTGGTGCAACCCACGCTCATCTCCTCGGTGGCCCAATCGCAGCCCCCGGGGGCCCCCATGGCGCATCCCCCCCCCCTCGATCCCTATGACCTGCCAGGACCCAGCTACTCCACACCGGGCATGGGCGGCTTCAGCGCGGCATCGGCACCGCCGGCACGGCCCAGCCGCGTGCGGCCCCGGCGCAGCCGCGAGGAGACG CTGACGccggaggaggaagagaagcgCCGGGTGCGCCGGGAGAGGAACAAGCTGGCGGCAGCCAAGTGCCGGAACCGGCGCCGGGAGCTGACGGATCGGCTGCAGGCG gAAACGGACCatctggaggaggagaaggcgGAGCTGGAGTCGGAGATCGCGGAGCTGCGCAAGGAGAAGGAGCggctggagctggtgctggccgCGCACGCGCCCGCCTGCAAGCTGCCCTTCGGGGCCGCCGAGGTGAGCGCTCCGCGCAAGGAGGAACCGGCGGCCGGTGCCCAGGGCCCCTTCCCCGCCTGCTGCTTCCCGGCGCCGCCTAACCCCAACCCCGCTCCGTTTGTGTTCACCCACCCAGAGGGAGCCTCCTGCGGAGCCTCACACCAGCGGAGCAGCGGCAGCGACCAATCCTCGGACTCCCTGAGCTCCCCCTCGCTCCTCGCGTTGTGA